A single Penaeus chinensis breed Huanghai No. 1 chromosome 7, ASM1920278v2, whole genome shotgun sequence DNA region contains:
- the LOC125027596 gene encoding oplophorus-luciferin 2-monooxygenase non-catalytic subunit-like encodes MLSSKKCLGVATFLLIICEVRGALGTNNVTSVQENRHARVLPCPIPEDILPCTCSVDVDGAIDMDCSHVASEEQLARVFSATIPFPNFRRLVISQNTHLKSLQRGALGETSFREIFVIGSVLQEVQEGALSNSYTTLTDIRIYSNNLSEFPFQELPLFTALLRLDLNHNNLYNFPFLNSDVLTYIDLGFNHISELPSEGFRNLSQLAEVHLPGNRIQEIHTGTFAGYARLAFVSLGDNQLTHVFPGAIQLTSTQHNVVYLHDNFLTSLDVNAIAGVVEGFVSLHNNTITTLNEESLRPLLEENVQVDLSANPLTCGCDVAWIVTDDTILDLIDDDATCFSGELLVELDPNIYIDLC; translated from the exons ATGCTAAGTTCCAAGAAGTGTTTGGGTGTTGCAACTTTCCTCTTAATCATATGTGAAGTTCGAGGGGCTTTGGGCACCAATAATGTAACCAGCGTCCAGGAGAACCGTCATGCACGCGTCCTTCCATGCCCGATCCCTGAAGACATTCTCCCATGCACGTGCTCTGTAGACGTCGACGGAGCAATAGACATGGACTGTTCACACGTCGCGAGCGAAGAACAACTAGCCAGGGTGTTCAGCGCGACCATCCCGTTTCCCAATTTCCGGAGACTCGTCATTTCGCAGAATACCCACTTAAAGTCCCTACAGCGAGGCGCCTTAGGCGAGACATCGTTCAGGGAAATCTTCGTCATAGGGAGTGTCCTGCAGGAAGTCCAAGAAGGGGCCCTGAGCAACAGCTACACTACTCTGACTGACATCCGCATCTACTCCAACAACCTGTCTGAATTTCCCTTCCAAGAACTGCCCCTTTTCACCGCTCTGCTCCGCCTGGACTTGAATCACAACAACCTCTATAACTTCCCGTTTCTGAACTCGGATGTTCTGACCTACATCGACTTGGGATTCAACCACATCAGCGAACTTCCGAGCGAGGGCTTCAGGAACCTCTCGCAGCTGGCCGAGGTTCACCTGCCCGGAAACAGGATCCAGGAGATTCATACAG gCACCTTCGCAGGGTACGCGAGACTGGCCTTCGTGTCTCTCGGCGACAATCAGCTGACCCACGTTTTCCCCGGGGCGATCCAGCTGACCTCGACCCAGCACAACGTCGTCTATCTCCACGACAACTTCTTAACCTCGTTGGACGTCAATGCCATTGCAG GTGTTGTTGAGGGGTTCGTGTCGCTGCACAATAACACTATAACGACGCTGAATGAGGAATCTTTACGACCCCTTTTGGAGGAGAATGTGCAGGTCGATCTTTCAG CAAATCCTCTGACCTGCGGTTGTGATGTGGCCTGGATTGTGACCGACGACACGATACTGGACCTCATTGACGATGACGCAACCTGTTTTAGCGGCGAGCTTTTGGTGGAACTCGATCCTAATATATACATTGATTTGTGTTAA
- the LOC125026779 gene encoding oplophorus-luciferin 2-monooxygenase non-catalytic subunit-like — MGVDVADGKIDISNNAIEKMEDVYRPILTDDASLDINHNPLTCGCEIAWLIRNEDLLERVAQGAACFDGELLTSLNPAMFDNMNCFKERQSSGLLLLLLVTFCQGGDGAGLENSRFRNPTEKSEKNFRKLPCPNPEDIFPCTCTADESNRMDMDCSHIESEEQLERVFSSTFPFSTFRNLTVVDNVFLKTLKNQSLGIASFTGVYIINSVLERVESNALLNSFGTAQVINMQNNLISSFPFETLASFTSLLELDVSYNKLPFPALVSQTLLVLDLSYNQVVDVSSDAFATLPDISEIKLGGNQISVVPTGTFAGHRNLYHVNLESNALTYLPEGAIQLTSSSSGTVILRNNQIADVAVNSITDVSGGNVDVSNNSLKALKEDVFRPILAEEAALDIKDNPLTCGCDIAWLIRDSSLLKLVAEGAACFDGELLADLDPGMFDDLGCP; from the exons ATGGGTGTTG ACGTGGCTGACGGCAAAATCGACATCAGCAACAACGcaatagagaaaatggaagatgtGTACAGACCCATTCTCACGGACGACGCTAGTCTTGACATCAACC ATAATCCCCTTACTTGCGGATGCGAGATCGCTTGGCTCATCAGAAACGAAGACTTGCTGGAGCGCGTGGCACAGGGGGCAGCCTGTTTCGACGGAGAGTTGTTGACTAGCCTCAACCCCGCGATGTTCGATAACATGAATTGTTTCAAAGAA CGTCAATCCTCAGggctgctcctgctccttctcgtCACTTTCTGTCAAGGAGGCGACGGAGCGGGCCTCGAGAACTCCCGCTTCCGAAACCCTACCGAGAAGAGTGAAAAAAATTTCCGTAAGTTGCCATGTCCAAATCCTGAAGATATCTTTCCCTGTACATGCACTGCGGACGAAAGTAATCGAATGGACATGGACTGCTCTCACATCGAAAGCGAGGAGCAGCTGGAGAGAGTGTTCTCGTCGACCTTTCCCTTCAGTACGTTCCGAAATTTGACCGTCGTTGATAATGTGTTTCTCAAGACCTTGAAGAACCAATCCCTCGGCATCGCCTCCTTCACGGGCGTGTACATCATAAACAGCGTGCTGGAGAGGGTGGAATCCAACGCCCTTCTGAACAGCTTTGGCACAGCTCAAGTGATCAACATGCAGAACAATctaatctcttcctttcccttcgaaACCCTAGCCTCTTTCACAAGCCTCTTGGAGCTAGACGTTAGTTATAACAAGCTGCCTTTCCCTGCATTGGTATCCCAGACACTGCTTGTGCTCGACCTCTCCTATAACCAGGTCGTCGACGTCTCCTCAGACGCCTTCGCTACTCTGCCTGACATCTCGGAAATCAAACTCGGTGGGAATCAGATCTCCGTTGTTCCGACTG GAACATTTGCCGGTCACCGTAATCTGTACCACGTGAACCTAGAATCGAACGCGCTGACCTACCTTCCCGAGGGCGCCATACAGCTGACCTCCAGTAGTTCGGGGACGGTCATTCTGCGGAATAACCAGATTGCAGATGTTGCTGTTAACAGCATAACAG ATGTGTCCGGCGGCAACGTGGACGTCAGCAACAATTCTTTGAAGGCTTTGAAGGAGGACGTTTTCCGACCTATTCTGGCTGAAGAAGCGGCTCTCGACATCAAAG ACAACCCGTTGACCTGCGGCTGCGACATCGCGTGGCTGATCCGCGACTCCTCCCTGCTGAAGCTGGTGGCGGAGGGCGCCGCCTGCTTCGACGGGGAGCTGCTCGCCGACCTCGACCCCGGGATGTTCGACGACCTGGGATGCCCCTAG
- the LOC125027283 gene encoding oplophorus-luciferin 2-monooxygenase non-catalytic subunit-like: protein MKKFAPVGFLLLLITFCHGRFLNSLHTEASHWRKLPCPNPEDILPCTCTADQDNRMDLDCSLVASEEELERVFSATFPFSTFRNFTLVDNAYLKTLTDQSLGIASFTGVYIMNSVLEGVESNALLNSFGTAQVINMQNNLLSSFPFETLSSFSSLVELDLSDNKLAFPALGSESLLILDLSNNLVDSVSATAFSDTPEISEINLGGNQISHIPTGTFAGHHNLYHVNLESNALTYLPEGAIQLTSSSSGTVILRSNQIADVAVNCITDVSGGNVDVSNNSLKALKEDVFRPILDEEAALDIKNNPLTCGCDIAWLIRDSSLLKLVAEGAACFDGELLADLDPGMFDDLGCP, encoded by the exons ATGAAGAAGTTTGCTCCTGTTGGCTTCCTGTTGCTTCTGATCACCTTCTGTCATGGGAGGTTCCTTAACTCCCTGCACACAGAAGCGAGTCATTGGCGTAAATTGCCTTGCCCGAACCCCGAAGACATCTTGCCTTGCACATGCACTGCGGACCAAGATAATCGAATGGACTTGGATTGTTCGCTAGTGGCGAGCGAGGAAGAACTGGAGAGGGTGTTCTCGGCGACCTTTCCCTTCAGTACGTTCCGAAACTTCACCCTCGTTGATAACGCTTATCTGAAGACCTTGACGGACCAATCCCTCGGCATCGCCTCCTTCACGGGCGTGTACATCATGAACAGCGTGCTGGAGGGGGTGGAATCCAACGCCCTGCTGAACAGCTTCGGCACAGCTCAGGTGATCAACATGCAGAATAACTTATTGTCTTCGTTTCCCTTCGAAACCCTGTCCTCTTTCAGCAGCCTCGTGGAGCTCGACCTCAGTGACAACAAGCTTGCTTTTCCTGCCCTCGGGTCCGAGTCGCTGCTCATACTCGACCTGTCCAACAACCTGGTCGACAGCGTCTCCGCCACGGCCTTCTCGGATACGCCGGAGATCTCGGAAATTAATCTCGGAGGAAACCAAATAAGTCACATTCCTACAG GCACCTTCGCGGGGCACCATAACTTGTACCACGTGAACCTAGAATCGAACGCGCTGACCTACCTTCCCGAGGGCGCCATACAGCTGACCTCCAGCAGTTCGGGGACGGTCATTCTGCGGAGTAACCAGATCGCAGATGTTGCTGTTAATTGCATAACAG ATGTGTCCGGCGGCAACGTGGACGTCAGCAACAATTCTTTGAAGGCTTTGAAGGAGGACGTTTTCCGACCTATTCTGGATGAAGAAGCGGCTCTCGACATCAAAA ACAACCCGTTGACCTGCGGCTGCGACATCGCGTGGCTGATCCGCGACTCCTCCCTGCTGAAGCTGGTGGCGGAGGGCGCCGCCTGCTTCGACGGGGAGCTGCTCGCCGACCTCGACCCCGGGATGTTCGACGACCTGGGATGCCCCTAG
- the LOC125027282 gene encoding oplophorus-luciferin 2-monooxygenase non-catalytic subunit-like, which yields MKKFAPVGFLLLLITFCHGRFPNSLHTEASHWRKLPCPNPEDILPCTCTADQDNRVDLDCSLVASEEELERVFSATFPFSTFRNFTLVDNAYLKTLKDQSLGIASFTGVYIMNSVLERVESNALLNSFGTAQVINMQNNLLSSFPFETLSSFSSLVELDLSDNKLTFPALGSESLLILDLSNNLVDSVSATAFSDTPEISEINLGGNQISQIPTGTFAGHHNLYHVNLESNALTYLPEGAIQLTSSSSGTVILRNNQIADVAVNCITDVSGGNVDVSNNSLKALKEDVFRPILDEHTALDIKNNPLTCGCDIAWLIRDSSLLKLVAEGAACFDHELLVDLDPGIFDDMGCP from the exons ATGAAGAAGTTTGCTCCTGTTGGCTTCCTGTTGCTTCTGATCACTTTCTGTCATGGGAGGTTCCCTAACTCCCTGCACACAGAAGCGAGTCATTGGCGTAAATTGCCTTGCCCGAACCCCGAAGACATCTTGCCTTGCACATGCACTGCGGACCAAGATAATCGAGTGGACTTGGATTGTTCGCTAGTGGCGAGCGAGGAAGAACTGGAGAGGGTGTTCTCGGCGACCTTTCCCTTCAGTACGTTCCGAAACTTCACCCTCGTTGATAACGCTTATCTGAAGACCTTGAAGGACCAATCCCTCGGCATCGCCTCCTTCACGGGCGTGTACATCATGAACAGTGTGCTTGAGAGGGTGGAATCCAACGCCCTGCTGAACAGCTTTGGCACAGCTCAGGTGATCAACATGCAGAATAACTTATTGTCTTCGTTTCCCTTCGAAACCCTGTCCTCTTTCAGCAGCCTCGTGGAGCTCGACCTCAGTGACAACAAGCTTACTTTTCCTGCCCTCGGGTCCGAGTCGCTGCTCATACTCGACCTGTCCAACAACCTGGTCGACAGCGTCTCCGCCACGGCCTTCTCGGATACGCCGGAGATCTCGGAAATTAATCTCGGAGGAAACCAAATAAGTCAAATTCCTACAG GCACCTTCGCGGGGCACCATAACTTGTACCACGTGAACCTAGAATCGAACGCGCTGACCTACCTTCCCGAGGGCGCCATACAGCTGACCTCCAGCAGTTCGGGGACGGTCATTCTGCGGAATAACCAGATCGCAGATGTTGCTGTTAATTGTATAACAG ATGTGTCAGGCGGCAACGTGGACGTCAGCAACAATTCTTTGAAGGCTTTGAAGGAGGACGTTTTCCGACCTATTCTGGATGAACACACGGCTCTCGACATCAAAA ACAACCCGTTGACCTGCGGCTGCGACATCGCGTGGCTGATCCGCGACTCCTCCCTGCTGAAGCTGGTGGCGGAGGGCGCCGCCTGCTTCGACCACGAGCTGCTCGTCGACCTCGACCCCGGGATTTTCGACGACATGGGATGCCCCTAG
- the LOC125027281 gene encoding oplophorus-luciferin 2-monooxygenase non-catalytic subunit-like, with translation MKKFAPVGFLLLLITFCHGRFPNSLHTEASHWRKLPCPNPEDILPCTCTADQDNRVDLDCSLVASEEELERVFSAIFPFSTFRNFTLVDNAYLKTLTDQSLGIASFTGVYIMNSVLERVESNALLNSSGTAQVINMQNNLLSSFPFETLSSFSSLVELDLSDNKLAFPALGSESLLILDLSNNLVDSVSATAFSDTPEISEINLGGNQISQIPTGTFAGHHNLYHVNLESNALTYLPEGAIQLTSSSSGTVILRNNQIADVAVNCITDVSGGNVDVSNNSLKALKEDVFRPILDEHTALDIKNNPLTCGCDIAWLIRDSSLLKLVAEGAACFDHELLVDLDPGIFDDMGCP, from the exons ATGAAGAAGTTTGCTCCTGTTGGCTTCCTGTTGCTTCTGATCACCTTCTGTCATGGGAGGTTCCCTAACTCCCTGCACACAGAAGCGAGTCATTGGCGTAAATTACCCTGCCCGAACCCCGAAGACATCTTGCCTTGCACATGCACTGCGGACCAAGATAATCGAGTGGACTTGGATTGTTCGCTAGTGGCGAGCGAGGAAGAACTGGAGAGGGTGTTCTCGGCGATCTTTCCCTTCAGTACGTTCCGAAACTTCACCCTCGTTGATAACGCTTATCTGAAGACCTTGACGGACCAATCCCTCGGCATCGCCTCCTTCACGGGCGTGTACATCATGAACAGCGTGCTGGAGAGGGTGGAATCCAACGCCCTTCTGAACAGCTCTGGCACAGCTCAGGTGATCAACATGCAGAATAACTTATTGTCTTCGTTTCCCTTCGAAACCCTGTCCTCTTTCAGCAGCCTCGTGGAGCTCGACCTCAGTGACAACAAGCTTGCTTTTCCTGCCCTCGGGTCCGAGTCGCTGCTCATACTCGACCTGTCCAACAACCTGGTCGACAGCGTCTCCGCCACGGCCTTCTCGGATACGCCGGAGATCTCGGAAATTAATCTCGGAGGAAACCAAATAAGTCAAATTCCTACAG GCACCTTCGCGGGGCACCATAACTTGTACCACGTGAACCTAGAATCGAACGCGCTGACCTACCTTCCCGAGGGCGCCATACAGCTGACCTCCAGCAGTTCGGGGACGGTCATTCTGCGGAATAACCAGATCGCAGATGTTGCTGTTAATTGTATAACAG ATGTGTCCGGCGGCAACGTGGACGTCAGCAACAATTCTTTGAAGGCTTTGAAGGAGGACGTTTTCCGACCTATTCTGGATGAACACACGGCTCTCGACATCAAAA ACAACCCGTTGACCTGCGGCTGCGACATCGCGTGGCTGATCCGCGACTCCTCCCTGCTGAAGCTGGTGGCGGAGGGCGCCGCCTGCTTCGACCACGAGCTGCTCGTCGACCTCGACCCCGGGATTTTCGACGACATGGGATGC